One Ananas comosus cultivar F153 linkage group 23, ASM154086v1, whole genome shotgun sequence genomic window carries:
- the LOC109728174 gene encoding transmembrane protein 56-B: protein MDWNFGPREQILWPVTIFSGIIMCKIVYEITHRVSPLFFKGYNGLNKMQKIEWNNRGFSTFHAFVAAAISFYLTVISDLFKEDASSVLIIDRKSWLSDAIFGISLGYFLSDLVMILWLFPSLGGKEYVLHHGLSMYSILLALLSGKAHLYILMVLFTEATTPFVNLRWYLDVAARKSSNIYIYNGVALFFGWLVARILLFAYFFTHIYLHFDQVKTIFPLGFYSLITVPPMLALMNLFWFWKIFKGMVKTLSKKRRTQ, encoded by the exons ATGGATTGGAATTTTGGCCCCAGAGAACAAATTCTATGGCCTGTTACTATTTTCTCTGGAATTATCATGTGCAAAATT GTATATGAGATCACGCACCGCGTTAGTCCCCTGTTCTTTAAGGGCTATAATGGACTAAACAAAATGCAAAAGATCGAGTGGAATAACAG GGGTTTCTCTACATTTCATGCATTTGTTGCTGCGGCGATTTCTTTTTATCTGACAGTGATATCAGACCTTTTCAAGGAAGATGCTAGCAGTGTCCTAATCATAGATAGAAAATCTTGGCTATCTGACGCCATATTCGGG ATCTCTCTTGGTTATTTCCTTTCGGATTTGGTGATGATCCTGTGGCTTTTTCCTTCGTTAGGCGGGAAGGAATAT GTACTGCATCATGGGCTCTCCATGTATTCAATCCTTCTCGCTCTACTGTCCGGCAAAGCGCATCTCTATATTCTTATGGTTCTCTTTACTGAAGCGACGACTCCCTTTGTAAACCTTAGATG GTATTTGGATGTTGCTGCACGAAAAAGTTCGAATATCTACATATACAATGGAGTGGCCTTGTTCTTTGGATGGCTG GTTGCCCGGATCCTTCTATTTGCATACTTCTTCACTCACATTTATCTTCATTTCGATCAG GTGAAAACCATCTTTCCTCTTGGCTTCTATAGTCTGATAACGGTGCCTCCGATGCTGGCTTTGATGAACTTGTTCTGGTTCTGGAAGATTTTCAAAGGAATGGTGAAGACCCTCTCGAAAAAGAGGCGTACACAATGA